The following nucleotide sequence is from Deinococcus radiopugnans ATCC 19172.
GGGGTCCATGGCGGCGGCCGTGAAGGTGATGGCGGCCGTCAGGGTGGTCTTGCCGTGGTCCACGTGACCGATGGTCCCGATGTTCACGTGCGGCTTCGTGCGCGTAAAGGTTCCTTTTGCCATGTTCTT
It contains:
- a CDS encoding GTP-binding protein; the protein is MAKGTFTRTKPHVNIGTIGHVDHGKTTLTAAITFTAAAMDP